The following are encoded together in the Zingiber officinale cultivar Zhangliang chromosome 8A, Zo_v1.1, whole genome shotgun sequence genome:
- the LOC122010778 gene encoding glucose-1-phosphate adenylyltransferase large subunit 1-like, translating to MDTGIVSLKANDAWLSHARRSALCASSTRKQLRSQKFPFKNNNTLRCKIAGFESSVASSPPAEIDHQFQKISEASFSAGSSPPTDDPFTRMTNQTKTLFLQVLLSPNVPDPKNVAAFILGGGTGAHLFPLTNTRAVPAVPIAGCYKIVDIPMSNCINSGINKIYILTQFNSTSLNRHISRTFGDVANFGGGFAEVLAATQSPGETGMNWFQGTADAIRQFAWVFDDRRNQHIEHVLILSGDQLYRMNYMELIEKHVETGADITISCIPVDASRASDYGLVRVDKNGRITEFQEKPRGDDLEAMKDDGSFLRLSHKDTNKYPYIASMGIYVFNRKALQRQFMMRDGRANDFGQHILPFAVNYFNVQAYMFQDYWEDIGTLQAFYNANLALTEQPLKFQFYDQRKPMYTSPRYLPPTKIDKSKMRSSIISHGCFLYKCDIERSIIGVRSRISAGAEIKNTLMFGANTYETDEQIASLLEKGMVPIGVGQNTKIRNCIIDTNARIGQNVVIANKDGVEEADRSSEGFYIRSGITIILRNATIKDGTVI from the exons ATGGACACCGGAATCGTGAGCTTGAAGGCCAACGATGCATGGCTGAGCCATGCAAGAAGATCAGCCCTCTGTGCTTCTTCAACAAGGAAGCAGCTCCGGAGCCAAAAATTTCCCTTCAAAAACAACAATACTCTCCGCTGCAAGATCGCAGGTTTCGAATCTTCTGTAGCATCCTCTCCTCCTGCAGAAATCGACCACCAATTTCAAAAAATATCCGAGGCAAGTTTTTCTGCAGGTTCTTCTCCTCCCACTGACGATCCATTCACTAGAATGACCAACCAAACCAAAACCCTGTTTTTGCAGGTTCTTCTCTCACCCAACGTGCCTGATCCCAAGAACGTCGCGGCCTTCATTCTGGGCGGAGGCACCGGTGCTCATCTTTTCCCTCTCACCAATACAAGAGCTGTGCCTGCTGTTCCCATCGCGGGATGCTACAAGATCGTTGATATCCCAATGAGCAACTGCATCAACAGCGGCATCAACAAAATATACATCTTGACGCAGTTCAATTCCACCTCATTGAATCGTCACATCTCTCGAACCTTTGGTGATGTCGCCAACTTTGGCGGTGGATTCGCAGAG GTGTTGGCGGCTACACAATCTCCCGGCGAAACCGGTATGAATTGGTTCCAGGGCACAGCTGATGCCATTAGGCAATTTGCTTGGGTGTTTGAT GACAGGAGGAACCAACACATTGAGCATGTACTAATTCTGTCCGGCGACCAATTATACCGCATGAACTACATGGAATTGATCGAG AAACATGTCGAAACTGGTGCTGATATAACTATTTCTTGCATTCCTGTTGATGCAAG CCGGGCATCTGACTATGGACTCGTGAGAGTTGATAAGAATGGTCGGATTACCGAATTTCAAGAGAAACCGAGGGGTGATGATTTGGAAGCCATG AAGGATGATGGCTCCTTTCTCAGATTGTCTCATAAAGATACAAACAAGTACCCCTATATCGCATCCATGGGGATTTATGTCTTCAACCGAAAGGCACTTCAAAGACAATTCAT GATGAGAGATGGGAGAGCAAATGACTTTGGACAGCACATCCTGCCTTTCGCCGTGAACTACTTCAATGTTCAG GCATACATGTTCCAGGACTATTGGGAGGATATTGGAACATTACAAGCATTCTACAACGCAAATTTGGCACTCACAGAACAG CCTCTGAAGTTCCAATTCTACGATCAAAGAAAACCTATGTACACATCTCCTAGGTATCTACCGCCAACTAAAATCGACAAAAGCAAG ATGCGCAGTTCGATCATTTCTCACGGATGCTTCTTGTACAAGTGTGACATTGAACGATCGATCATCGGAGTACGATCACGTATCAGTGCCGGAGCCGAAATAAAG AACACTTTGATGTTTGGCGCGAATACTTATGAGACCGATGAACAAATTGCCTCCCTATTGGAAAAGGGTATGGTTCCTATTGGAGTGGGGCAAAACACAAAAATCAG GAACTGTATCATCGACACAAATGCTAGGATAGGCCAGAATGTGGTCATTGCTAACAAAGAT GGCGTCGAagaggctgatcgatccagcgaaggCTTCTACATAAGATCTGGAATCACAATCATTTTGAGAAATGCTACTATCAAAGATGGAACTGTGATCTAG
- the LOC122008912 gene encoding pentatricopeptide repeat-containing protein At4g14850-like, translating to MRFSPDPQSLAAAVELAIATRSALLGRAAHAVAVKNLSPGPLPAFLSSHFVNMYSKLDLPSAAAAVLSLDPDPSVVTWTALISGASQNGRPLSALAHFAAMLRSSVRPNDFTFPSAFKAAASARMPLAGRQIHTTAFKCGFLADAFVACGALDMYYKTGLCVDARRLFGEMPQRSVVAWNAVMTNAVQDGRPVEAIDAFVKLRLDGGVPNTISLCAFLNACAGVSYSSLGAQLHAFVIQSGFLDDVSVGNGFIDFYGKCHMVFEAQKLFDEMRIRNDVSWCSLIVVYAQNYAEEEAFRVYLGARREGILPTDFIVSSVLTTCAGLSGLDLGRSLHAVAVCSCITGNIFVGSALVDMYGKCGSIREAEQAFEELHQPNLISWNALIGGYAQLGDAHMALSVFDDMIRCGQVTPNYITFVNLISACGRGGFTKEGLYLFETMKERFGIEPRTEHYACVVDLLGRAGMEERAYEFIKTMPVTPSIPMWGALLGSCKIHGKTELGRIAAQKLFEIDPQDSGNHVLLSNMFASAGRWTEATEVRKEMKDVGIKKDPGCSWITWKNVVHVFQAKDTTHEMNNEIQATLRRLTKEMQAAGYTPDTQYVLYDLEEEEKETEVLQHSEKLALAFGIISIPPSLPIRITKNLRVCGDCHQYIKFISGIVDREIVVRDNNRFHYFKDYQCSCGDYW from the exons ATGCGTTTCTCTCCGGACCCGCAGTCGCTTGCCGCCGCCGTTGAGCTCGCGATCGCCACTCGCTCCGCCCTCCTCGGACGCGCCGCCCATGCCGTCGCGGTCAAGAACCTGTCCCCTGGACCGCTCCCCGCCTTCCTCTCCAGTCACTTCGTCAACATGTACTCCAAGCTCGACCTCCCTTCCGCCGCCGCAGCCGTGCTCTCCCTCGATCCTGACCCCTCCGTCGTCACTTGGACCGCTCTCATCTCAGGTGCCTCCCAGAACGGTCGTCCCCTTTCCGCCCTGGCCCACTTCGCCGCCATGCTCCGCTCCTCCGTCCGCCCCAACGACTTCACCTTTCCTTCCGCCTTCAAGGCCGCCGCCTCTGCCCGGATGCCCCTCGCCGGACGCCAGATTCATACCACGGCCTTCAAGTGCGGCTTCCTTGCCGACGCCTTCGTGGCCTGCGGCGCCCTCGATATGTACTACAAAACTGGTCTCTGTGTCGATGCGCGACGCCTGTTTGGAGAAATGCCTCAGAGAAGTGTAGTAGCTTGGAACGCAGTAATGACCAATGCGGTGCAAGATGGACGGCCAGTTGAGGCAATCGACGCCTTCGTCAAGCTTCGTTTGGATGGAGGAGTCCCAAACACCATCTCTCTTTGTGCCTTCTTAAACGCCTGCGCTGGTGTTTCTTACTCGTCTCTTGGAGCCCAGCTCCATGCCTTCGTGATCCAATCGGGGTTCCTTGATGATGTTTCAGTCGGCAACGGGTTCATTGATTTCTATGGTAAATGTCACATGGTTTTCGAGGCACAGAAATTGTTTGATGAAATGCGCATTAGGAATGATGTCTCATGGTGCTCCCTAATAGTTGTATATGCACAGAATTATGCTGAAGAAGAGGCTTTTAGAGTGTATCTGGGTGCAAGGAGAGAAGGAATTCTGCCCACCGATTTCATTGTCTCTAGTGTCCTCACCACTTGTGCTGGCCTTTCAGGGCTCGACCTTGGTCGCTCATTGCATGCCGTTGCCGTCTGTTCTTGCATCACCGGTAACATATTTGTTGGGAGTGCTCTTGTTGACATGTATGGTAAATGTGGGAGCATCAGGGAGGCAGAGCAGGCATTTGAAGAATTGCATCAGCCGAATCTCATCTCGTGGAATGCTCTGATAGGAGGGTATGCTCAGCTTGGTGATGCACATATGGCTCTCTCTGTGTTTGATGACATGATAAGATGTGGTCAGGTAACACCCAACTACATCACATTTGTGAACCTGATCAGTGCTTGTGGCAGGGGAGGATTCACGAAGGAAGGATTATACTTGTTTGAGACGATGAAAGAAAGGTTTGGGATTGAACCAAGAACAGAGCACTATGCATGTGTGGTGGATTTGCTTGGACGCGCAGGGATGGAAGAGCGTGCTTATGAGTTTATCAAAACAATGCCAGTTACGCCATCAATCCCCATGTGGGGAGCACTTCTTGGTTCTTGCAAAATTCACGGGAAGACTGAGTTGGGAAGGATCGCTGCACAGAAGCTGTTTGAGATTGACCCCCAAGACTCTGGGAATCACGTGCTGCTCTCCAACATGTTTGCTTCAGCTGGAAG ATGGACAGAAGCAACAGAAGTGCGGAAGGAAATGAAAGATGTCGGGATCAAGAAAGATCCAGGATGCAGTTGGATCACATGGAAGAATGTGGTGCATGTTTTTCAAGCAAAGGACACAACCCATGAGATGAACAATGAAATCCAAGCGACATTGCGCAGACTAACAAAGGAGATGCAGGCAGCTGGATACACACCTGATACGCAATATGTCCTTTATgatttagaagaagaagaaaaggagactgAGGTGCTCCAGCACAGTGAGAAGCTTGCTCTCGCCTTTGGGATCATCTCCATTCCCCCTAGCCTCCCGATAAGAATCACCAAAAATCTCCGAGTATGCGGGGACTGCCACCAGTATATTAAGTTCATCTCAGGCATTGTTGATCGAGAGATCGTTGTGAGGGACAACAACAGGTTCCATTATTTTAAAGATTATCAGTGCTCTTGCGGGGATTATTGGTGA
- the LOC122008913 gene encoding uncharacterized protein LOC122008913, which produces MASLQATFALGAQRRSHVRLSPANTIVLRPTSHLFRRRLCSSSSSVASCIPREGSINGKAAAAAGLQALAVAAACAVGASVCLSRAAVISNVSPLRKPDSIPTWTAPASAGEERRTVRTGKTPLLLDEIMFRRKGPGTECEDPCKKLINHAFAILPSPWDDQFRLLEQISKGKITDLNRGKHEEYEIQIAMVQLYLAMHQYHDAKEVLQSLEGIESDARIDRLQAVVHVMLAMEKMLRKATTTKEEDKEIKDLLDSAKESWKKFEKNKDLQNEPETNDDNC; this is translated from the exons ATGGCGTCCCTCCAAGCTACCTTCGCCCTCGGAGCCCAGAGACGGAGCCACGTCCGCCTCTCGCCGGCGAACACTATTGTTCTCCGGCCAACTTCTCATCTTTTCAGACGTCGCCTTTGCTCATCGTCGTCGTCGGTTGCCTCCTGCATCCCTCGCGAAGGATCGATCAACGgaaaggcggcggcggcggcggggcTGCAGGCACTGGCCGTGGCTGCGGCTTGCGCGGTGGGTGCTTCCGTTTGCCTGTCGAGGGCAGCAGTGATATCTAACGTATCCCCGTTAAGGAAGCCAGATTCCATACCCACATGGACGGCGCCGGCGAGCGCGGGAGAAGAGCGCAGGACGGTCAGGACTGGGAAGACGCCGCTTTTACTAGACGAGATCATGTTCAGGAGGAAGGGGCCAGGAACAGAGTGCGAGGATCCTTGCAAAAAGCTCATCAATCATGCTTTTGCCATTCTTCCATCACCATGGGACGACCAATTTCGTTTGCTGGAACAGATATCAAAG GGTAAAATAACTGATTTAAATAGAGGAAAACACGAAGAATATGAAATACAAATTGCGATGGTGCAGTTATACTTGGCCATG CACCAGTATCATGATGCGAAAGAAGTCTTGCAGTCGCTGGAGGGCATTGAAAGCGACGCCAGAATTGATCGTCTCCAG GCTGTTGTCCATGTGATGTTGGCCATGGAGAAAATGTTGAGGAAAGCCACCACGACAAAGGAGGAGGATAAAGAAATAAAGGACTTACTCGATAGTGCCAAGGAGTCGTggaaaaaatttgaaaagaatAAGGACTTACAGAATGAGCCAGAGACTAACGATGACAATTGTTGA
- the LOC122011600 gene encoding RING-H2 finger protein ATL70-like: MVLHPYDSFSTASARAMQPAQEPPRVTGLGVGLAVSVAAFLLVAATGIASYYCTRMREEDDAMAARGAAAAAGIDEATLMRWPKVVYSEAADACGGLEKGCCAICLGEYGEGDVLRRLPDCGHPFHVECVDPWLRSHSSCPVCRTSPEKPAKMKPAPPPRAVVLSIES, from the coding sequence ATGGTGTTGCATCCTTATGACAGCTTCAGCACCGCCTCCGCCCGAGCCATGCAGCCGGCCCAGGAGCCGCCGCGGGTGACTGGCTTAGGCGTCGGCCTCGCCGTCTCCGTCGCGGCCTTCCTCCTGGTGGCGGCCACCGGAATCGCCTCCTACTATTGCACCAGAATGAGGGAGGAGGATGACGCCATGGCAGCGCGGGGGGCGGCCGCCGCCGCCGGCATTGACGAGGCGACGCTGATGAGGTGGCCGAAGGTGGTGTACTCGGAGGCGGCGGACGCCTGCGGGGGGCTGGAAAAGGGATGCTGCGCCATTTGTTTGGGGGAGTATGGTGAAGGGGACGTGCTGCGGCGGCTGCCGGATTGCGGACACCCCTTCCACGTGGAGTGCGTGGACCCTTGGCTGAGGTCGCACTCATCCTGCCCCGTCTGCCGCACGTCGCCGGAGAAGCCGGCGAAGATGAAACCGGCCCCGCCTCCGCGGGCGGTGGTCTTGTCAATCGAGTCATGA